CCCGGCGCCCCGGCGTGAGCGGGGGTCAGTCCATCGGCCAGACCGCGACGACCCAGACCGGCGAGCCGCCGCGCGCGGACACGCGGAGGGCGGCGCTCTCCTCGATCTCGGAGCAGAACGCGACGCCGGCGCTCTCGCCGTTCTCGCCGGCGTCGTCGCGCCCGGCGCGGTCGCCGAGCTCGACGGAGATCCGGAGCGCGCGCAGCTCGCCCCGGGCCAGCGCCGCCCCCGCGAAGTAGCAGCGGCCCGGCTCGACCTGGACCGGGACGAGCGTGTCGCCCTGCGCGCCGATCGCCTCGGCGATCGCCTGCGCGCGCGGCGCGGGCGCGTGGCGGCGGCGCAGCGCGGCGGCCAGGTTGCCGCGGGCGCGCGCGCCGAAGTGCCCCGGCACGAACGCGGACATCGGCCACTGCGCGTCGGACAGCACGACCTTCACCGGCCCCGCGGCCCCGAGGAAAGGCACCTCGACGACCCCCTGCTCGCCCAGACAGAAATCGAGCCGCGCGTCGGGCGCGTCGGACCTGTCGCGATCGAGCACCCTGCCCGTGGTCTCCTCGCGCGCCTCGGCGTCGAGATCGGTCGCGCGGCGCAACGTGGCGCTCGGCACCTCGGCCATCAGGTCGAGGCGGTGGCAACCCTCGGGGAGCCTGACCGAGAACTGCCCCGTCCCGATCGACGAGGCGCGCATGTCGGTCGGAGCGACGCGCGGCGCCCCTTCCGCCTGCGCGCGCCGCGCGGCCCGCGCGACCCGGGCGTCGAGCGGCCCCGGCTCGGAGGGCCGCCCAGGGTCGCCGCGCGGCGCGACGGGCCCGGACGCGCGCTCCGGCAGGATGGCCTCGACGCGCTCCAGCGGCCCGCTCGACGCAGCGACGACGACATCGAACGCGCTGCGCGTCGACAGCACCTCGACCGCCAAGCGGCGCAGCCCCTCGCGCTCGGCCCCGCACAGCGTGATCGCCGCGACCCCGGTGACGCTGGGGACGCGGCGGTCGTCCTCGGGCTCCACGCCGCGCAGCCTGTGGATGAGGCCCTCGAGCGCGGGGACGCCGCCCGACGGCCCCTCCGGCGAGAGCGTGAACTCCGCCGTGCGAGGCGCGAGGAACGCAGCGGTGAGGCACTCGTCCGCCGCCGCGCCGGCCGCGCCTGCGACGCGGGCCGGGCCGGCAGGCGGATCGAGCGCCACGACTCGGGCGCGGCCGTGCTCGAGGAAGATGGGGGGGAGGCGCGCGACGCGCGCGCCCGAGAGCGACCACATCCGCGCGACGCGCGCGGCGTCGTCGCTGAGATCCGCGCGCGCCGGCGTCCCCGCGGAGACGCCGGCGAGCGCGGCGAGGAGCGAGAGGACCACGGCGCGCGCCACGCGTGCCACGTGAGGGGCGGCGCGGCCCCGCTCGACGGCGCCGCCCGCCGCGGCCCTCAGGCGCCCGGGGCTACGACGAGCTGCGCATCGACTCGATGAGGATGCGCGCGACCTCCGGACGGGAGAACTCCGGCGGCGGCAGCTCGCCGCGCTGGAGCAGCTCGCGCACCTTCGTCCCGGACAGGTTGACCTGCGTCGACGCGTCGCCAGGCGCCGTCTTCGCCGTGGCCATCGCGCCGACCACCGTCGAGTAGAACGCGTTCTCGAAGTTGAGCGTGGTGATGCCGAGCTCTCCGGGGCTGAAGGCATTGAAGATCTCCTGCGCGTCGTACGTGCCGTAGTAGCTGCCGACGCCGGCGTGATCGCGCCCCACGATGAAGTGGGAGCAGCCGTAGTTCTTCCGCGCCAGCGCGTGGAAGATCGCCTCGCGCGGCCCCGCGTAGCGCATCGCCGCCGGGTAGATCGAGAGCAGCACGCGGTCCTTCACATAGTACTTCGCGATGAGCTCCTCGTAGCAACGCATCCGCACGTCCGCCGGGATGTCGTCCGACTTGGTCGCGCCGACGAGCGGGTGGATCATCAGGCCGTCGCAGATCTCCAGCGCCGTCTTGGTGATGAACTCGTGCGCCCGGTGGATCGGGTTCCGCGTCTGGAACCCGACGATCCGGCGCCAGCCCTTCTCGGCGAAGTACGCCCGCGTCGTCGCCGGGCTCCGGTCGTACGCCGGGAACGCCGAGTCGACGGGCCGCTCCAGCACGCGGATCTCGCCGCCGACGTACACGGGGCCCGTGCTCATCAGGTAGGCGACGCCCGGGTGCTTCGTCTCGGTCGTCCGGAACACCTCCTGCGCCTCGAGCTCCTTGTTCGGCCGCCACTTGTCGCTCAGCTCGATGACCGCGACGATGCGCCCGTCGCGCGCCCGGAGCGCCGCCTCGGAGCCCACGCGGAGCCCCTCGGCCGCCTGCTCGGAGACGGCGAGCGTGATCGGCATCGACCACGGAAGGCCGCTCTCGAGCCGCATCTCGCGCACGACGCGCAGGTAGTCCTTCGAGTTCATGAAGCCGCGCAGCGGGGAGAACGCCCCGACCGCGATCATCTCGACGTCGCTCTCGGTCCGCTCGTCGAGCTCGATGACCGGCAGCCCCTTCGCCCGCTCCGCGAGCGACGCCTTCGCCGCGCCCTCGACCCACCGGTTCACGAGCTCGCCGCCGTGCGGCGCGATGAGCCCGCGCGCGCCGCCCGCGGCCGCCCCCGCGGCGGCCGCGCCGGACACGGCGACCGCGGCGCCGCGGCGCGGGACGTAGCCGAGCTCCTCGAGCTTGGCGAGGATCTTGGCGAGGCTCTCCTCCTTCGTCTCCTTGCCGGTGTCGACGACCACCTCGGGGCTCTCGGGCGCCTCGTACGGATCGTCGATGCCCGTGAAGTTCTTGATCTCGCCCGCGAGCGCCTTCTTGTAGAGCCCCTTCGCGTCGCGCTCGGCGAGCACGGGGATCGCGCAGGAGCAGAACACCTCGACGAAGTGGGGGATCTGGGCCCGCTGCTCGTCACGGATCGCCTTGTAAGGGCTGATGGCGGCCGTCATCGCGCACGCGCCCGACCGGGCGATGAGCTTCGCCACGTATCCGATTCGCCGGATGTTCGTATCGCGGTCCTCCTTCGAGAACCCGAGGCCCTTCGAGAGGTTGGTGCGCACCTCGTCGCCGTCGAGCACCTCCACGTGGACGGAGCGGGCGCGGAGCTCGGCCGAGAGCATCGCCGCGAGCGTGCTCTTGCCAGCGCCGCTCAAACCGGTGAACCAGACAACAAAACCTGACATTTAGGCAACTCCTTCGATGATCAAGTGACGACTACGGACTCGGCCGCTCCGGGCCTCGGGTGCGGACCCCTCGACGAGCGGAGGAGGGCTGCGCGAGAGCGCGCGGACGCGCGCCCCGGCGCGATGAGCTCAATCGACGACGGAGAACGTCGACGCGACGAACGCGGCGCCGTCCCACACGAAGAGGCGGTGCTCGGCGATGCGGGGCGCCTCCTCCGGACGCCCTTCGCCGGAGCCGCCGCGCACGCTGGTGACGAGGAACGCGAGCGGGAACGCCGGTCCGGGCCCCATCACGATCGGGGCCCCTTCCTCGGCCGGCGGCTCGCCGCCGCTCATCATGGCAGCGTCCGTCGGGCTGAAGTAGGCGCCGGCGTCGAGGTGAGAGTGATAGAGCACCTTCACCGGGCGCCCCGCCGAGGCGCCCTTCTCGACGGCGTCGGAGAAGCGCTTGCCGTTGAAATCGAAGAACGTCCGCGCCGTCCGGAAGTACCGCTCCGGATCGACGGCGTGGAGCTTGTTCGCGATGTTGTCCATCCGGACGTGCTCGTCACAGAGCAGCGGCTCGTCCGCGGGCCCCTTCAGGTACCCGCAGGCCTCCTCGTCGCGCGCGTAGCCCGCGAGCGCCTCGTCCTCGACCGCCTTGAGCACGCTCGCCTTGAGGACCACCCCACCGGCGGTCCACGGCTGTGGAGACATCACCATAAGTAACGCTTCTCCCATTTCATGGGCGCAAAATAGCGGTCGCCCCGGTCGGGGACAATCGCCACGACGCACCCTCCTTGCTGTTCGCGGTGCAGGCGCTTCGCGATCTCGAAGGCCGCGAAGATCGCCGCGCCGCCCGAGTGCCCCACGTGCAGCGCCTCCTCGCGCGCGAGGCGATCGGACATGTCCCAGCCGTCCTCCGTCGTGATGCGCATCGTCTCGTGGTACGCGCCCTCGTCGTGGATGGCGGGCACGAGCGAGCTCGGCAGGTGCTTGAGCCCCTCCAGCCCATGGAGCGCCTCCGTGGGCTCCACGGCGATGCAGCGGATCGGGCGGTGGTGCTCGCGCAGCCGCCGGCTCGTCCCGACGATGGTGCCGCTCGTGCCGACGCCGGCCACGAAGTGCGTGATCCTGTCGCCGACCGCCTCCAGGATCTCGCGCGCCGTACCGTGGTAGTGGGCGAGCGGGTTGTCCTCGTTCGAGTACTGATCCGGGTAGAAGTACCGCTCCGGATCCTTCTCGACCAGCGAGCGCACGAGGCGGATGGCGCCGTCGGAGCCCTCCATCGG
The DNA window shown above is from Sorangium aterium and carries:
- a CDS encoding Mov34/MPN/PAD-1 family protein; the protein is MVMSPQPWTAGGVVLKASVLKAVEDEALAGYARDEEACGYLKGPADEPLLCDEHVRMDNIANKLHAVDPERYFRTARTFFDFNGKRFSDAVEKGASAGRPVKVLYHSHLDAGAYFSPTDAAMMSGGEPPAEEGAPIVMGPGPAFPLAFLVTSVRGGSGEGRPEEAPRIAEHRLFVWDGAAFVASTFSVVD
- the sat gene encoding sulfate adenylyltransferase, producing the protein MSGFVVWFTGLSGAGKSTLAAMLSAELRARSVHVEVLDGDEVRTNLSKGLGFSKEDRDTNIRRIGYVAKLIARSGACAMTAAISPYKAIRDEQRAQIPHFVEVFCSCAIPVLAERDAKGLYKKALAGEIKNFTGIDDPYEAPESPEVVVDTGKETKEESLAKILAKLEELGYVPRRGAAVAVSGAAAAGAAAGGARGLIAPHGGELVNRWVEGAAKASLAERAKGLPVIELDERTESDVEMIAVGAFSPLRGFMNSKDYLRVVREMRLESGLPWSMPITLAVSEQAAEGLRVGSEAALRARDGRIVAVIELSDKWRPNKELEAQEVFRTTETKHPGVAYLMSTGPVYVGGEIRVLERPVDSAFPAYDRSPATTRAYFAEKGWRRIVGFQTRNPIHRAHEFITKTALEICDGLMIHPLVGATKSDDIPADVRMRCYEELIAKYYVKDRVLLSIYPAAMRYAGPREAIFHALARKNYGCSHFIVGRDHAGVGSYYGTYDAQEIFNAFSPGELGITTLNFENAFYSTVVGAMATAKTAPGDASTQVNLSGTKVRELLQRGELPPPEFSRPEVARILIESMRSSS
- a CDS encoding PLP-dependent cysteine synthase family protein, which produces MRHSLARSRRLGSVVDAVGDTPLLRLSRVGRETPSVEVYAKLEFANPGGSVKDRAALRMMTRAAADGRLTSQKTLIDSTSGNTGVAYSLFGAAMGFKVALVMPSNVSKARKDIARAFGTELIFSDPMEGSDGAIRLVRSLVEKDPERYFYPDQYSNEDNPLAHYHGTAREILEAVGDRITHFVAGVGTSGTIVGTSRRLREHHRPIRCIAVEPTEALHGLEGLKHLPSSLVPAIHDEGAYHETMRITTEDGWDMSDRLAREEALHVGHSGGAAIFAAFEIAKRLHREQQGGCVVAIVPDRGDRYFAPMKWEKRYLW